One Rosa chinensis cultivar Old Blush chromosome 5, RchiOBHm-V2, whole genome shotgun sequence genomic region harbors:
- the LOC112203987 gene encoding zinc finger MYM-type protein 1-like: MNPQPPELIQQNRLQLKATIEAVRLLAKQALAFRGDVESAESSNRGNVVEMADSYRRMNEEVAKITLENAPRNATYTSPRIQKEILSILVNRVRRKISEEVGEAKFCLLVDEALDESRKEQMAIILRFVDSHGFVRERFFYVVSVSDTCAGTLKSKIDNVLTEYNLQVENLRGQGYDGASNMRGEWNGLQALFLQKCPYAYYVNCFAHRLQLALNAAAKDMGVVYLFFQMLTSIINVVDSSAKRVSELKSIQEVEVVEQIAAGELETGKGANQTCNLERARATRWSSRYYSIKNLMKLYNSTSSILKNMIDNGLNGKIRGEALGASKALRSFDFVFCLLLLDKTMGITNAFCKSLQEQSQEIINAMNLVSSMKGRLKKLREDGWVDFFASLISFCDAHTIDAPDFSARQMEGTGRLSQQQNCVTIEHYYRVEIFNAVIDFQLMELNSRFNEQTRELLILSSALDPRFDFQSFDIDKIFCLAEKFYPHDVPDLNDLRDQLEHFEYQFFELSEFQDLCTLSELCQEFVNTRTPLLLIKRLVRLVMTLSVSTATTERAFSAIKLIKNRLRSKMSDDFLVDLMTMHIEREIVDTIDSNLVIDEFYASGNRRAQLK, translated from the coding sequence ATGAATCCACAACCGCCAGAATTGATACAGCAAAATCGGTTGCAGCTCAAGGCTACTATAGAGGCTGTAAGATTGTTAGCAAAGCAAGCACTTGCATTTAGAGGTGATGTTGAATCTGCTGAGTCATCTAATCGTGGAAATGTTGTTGAGATGGCGGATTCCTATAGGAGAATGAATGAGGAAGTTGCAAAAATCACCTTAGAAAATGCCCCTCGAAATGCTACTTATACTTCACCAAGGATTCAAAAAGAAATTCTGAGTATTCTTGTCAATAGAGTTAGAAGAAAAATTAGTGAAGAGGTTGGGGAGGCTAAGTTTTGTTTGCTTGTTGATGAAGCACTTGATGAATCAAGGAAGGAACAAATGGCAATTATCTTGAGATTTGTTGATTCTCATGGGTTTGTTCGTGAACGATTCTTCTATGTTGTAAGTGTTAGCGATACTTGTGCTGGAACTCTTAAGAGTAAGATAGACAATGTTCTTACTGAATACAATCTTCAAGTTGAAAATTTGCGTGGTCAAGGATATGATGGTGCTAGCAACATGCGTGGTGAGTGGAATGGGTTGCAAGCACTATTTTTACAAAAGTGTCCATATGCATACTATGTAAATTGTTTTGCCCATCGCCTACAACTAGCTTTAAATGCTGCAGCTAAAGATATGGGTGTTGTCTATTTATTCTTTCAAATGCTGACTAGTATCATTAATGTTGTTGACTCATCTGCTAAGCGTGTTTCTGAGTTAAAATCTATTCAAGAAGTTGAAGTTGTTGAACAAATTGCTGCTGGGGAACTTGAAACTGGAAAGGGAGCTAATCAGACATGCAATTTGGAAAGAGCTAGAGCTACAAGGTGGAGCTCAAGGTATTATTCTATCAAGAACTTGATGAAATTGTATAACTCAACTAGTTCAATTTTGAAAAACATGATAGATAATGGACTCAATGGAAAAATACGTGGAGAGGctttaggtgcttctaaagctCTAAGATCATTTGACTTTGTGTTTTGCTTATTGTTGTTGGACAAAACTATGGGAATCACAAATGCTTTTTGTAAGTCGCTGCAAGAACAGTCTCAAGAGATCATAAATGCTATGAATCTAGTTTCTAGTATGAAGGGTCGTCTTAAAAAGTTGAGAGAAGATGGTTGGGTTGATTTCTTTGCTAGTCTTATATCGTTTTGTGACGCACATACAATTGATGCTCCAGATTTTAGTGCTCGCCAAATGGAAGGTACGGGTCGTCTTTCTCAACAACAAAATTGTGTCACTATTGAGCATTATTATCGTGTTGAAATATTCAATGCTGtaattgattttcaattgatgGAACTAAACAGTAGATTCAATGAGCAAACAAGAGAACTCCTGATTCTTAGTTCTGCATTGGATCCTCGATTTGATTTTCAATCATTTGACATTGACAAAATTTTTTGTTTGGCTGAGAAATTTTATCCTCATGATGTGCCTGATTTGAATGATCTAAGAGACCAGTTGGAGCATTTTGAGTATCAATTCTTTGAACTTTCAGAATTTCAAGATTTATGCACCCTTTCTGAGTTATGTCAAGAATTTGTTAACACAAGGACCCCATTGTTGTTGATTAAGAGACTAGTCCGTCTAGTGATGACTCTTTCTGTTTCTACGGCTACAACAGAGAGAGCATTTTCAGCCATAAAGCTCATTAAGAACCGACTTCGAAGCAAGATGAGTGATGATTTTCTTGTAGATTTAATGACAATGCATATTGAGAGAGAAATTGTTGATACTATTGATTCAAATTTGGTTATAGATGAGTTTTATGCTTCAGGTAACCGAAGAGCACAACTTAAGTAG